In Desertifilum tharense IPPAS B-1220, one genomic interval encodes:
- a CDS encoding type II toxin-antitoxin system VapC family toxin produces the protein MNYLLDTNVCIIYLKGRNLNLKQRLEATPVQEIAICSIVKAELCFGAMKSANPERNFALQQKFLTQFVSLPFDDLAATTFGVIRSQLETNGTPIGAYDLQIAAIALTNNLTLVTHNTREFERVEGLQIEDWEIEA, from the coding sequence ATGAACTATCTTCTTGATACCAATGTCTGCATCATCTATTTAAAGGGCAGGAACTTGAACTTAAAGCAAAGGCTTGAGGCGACTCCGGTTCAAGAGATTGCGATATGTTCGATCGTCAAGGCAGAACTTTGCTTTGGGGCGATGAAAAGTGCTAATCCAGAACGCAACTTTGCTTTACAACAGAAATTCCTGACACAATTTGTCTCGCTGCCGTTTGACGATCTGGCAGCTACAACCTTTGGGGTGATCCGATCGCAGTTAGAAACTAACGGAACGCCCATCGGAGCTTATGATTTACAGATTGCAGCGATCGCCTTGACCAATAATCTAACGCTGGTGACACATAATACACGAGAGTTTGAGCGGGTTGAGGGGTTGCAGATTGAGGACTGGGAAATTGAGGCGTGA
- a CDS encoding EAL domain-containing protein has protein sequence MVELIGYQILEQLYASTKTLVYRCQGASDAQPVIIKLLQDEYPSFSELVQFRNQYAIASSLNLPNIIQLYRLEPYRNGYALVMEDFGGISLKQWIDAQSARSIADFLNIAIQLAQVLEQLYQHRVIHKDIKPTNILINPQTQQVKLIDFSLASLLPRETQTIQNLNILEGTLAYISPEQTGRMNRGIDYRTDFYSLGATFYELLTGQLPFELDDPIELVHAHLAKAAPLAHQINPEVPTVLSAIVSKLMAKNAEDRYQSALGLIRDLETCRLQLRETGRIEEFEIARQDVSDRFLIPEKLYGRTAEVQTLLDAFERTAQGQSELLLVKGFSGIGKTAVINEVHKPIVRQRGYFIKGKFNQFNRNIPFWAFVQAFRELMGQLLGEPDTQLAQWRAKILQALGENAQVMIEAIPDLERIIGKQPPVLELAGSAAQNRFNLLFRKFIQVFTTANHPLVLFLDDLQWADSASLKLIGFLMAESQQGYLLILGAYRDNEVSPTHPLMRMLADIPSYDTISLAPLDRASINQLVADTLTCSPAAAQPLTEWVYQKTQGNPFFTTQFLKTLYQEGFITFDRQVGHWQCDITPVREAALTEDVVELMARQLQKLPISTQTLLKLAACVGDPFDLATLTMVSEESEAAAAAALWEALQEGLILPQTQVYKFYLGATEGLTQAAMQAVTYRFLHDRVQQAAYSLIPQSDRAIAHYQIGQLLLERLSPAAREERIFELVNQLNAGIDLIAEPAKRYELAQLNLSAARKARSATAYQAARDYAASGLVLLGETCWQTDYAIALELHNLAAEVAWLCGDFTQMERWIATVIEQAQTPLDRMQVYQVQLQSLNARNQFVEAIAIGTQVLQELGVDFPQTPTPEDVQLARQEISSAIGDRTIASLVDLPKMSDPHAIAIMQIADSIMPACYMSSSPLYPFVVMLEVKLSIQFGNSLFSPVGYVSYAFQLHVLWQELTLAQQFGQLAYQLAQEPEAKNIRAATFNVFAGYIYHCTAHLRETLPIFHEAYQAALETGDLQFIVYVVQVFSLNAFWSGLPLNELEPQIRAYHQQLEELNRDTQGKHYHVYWETARLLLGESEPEMDLRQPSYEETLLAEVQASNDGFRLCIFYLHRFILHFWLGEIAQAQQNAATTRQHLSACVGTVVEPAFYFYDSLAILASLSDPNLEASQWQQVTANQTQLQHWATCAPMNHLHKWQLVEAERYRVLGEYKDAIELYDLALENARSDRYFQEAALAYQLAAQFYLQWGKQKVAAGYLQEAYYGYARWGAKAKIAELEHRYPQLLQPILAPERTPQNSISRAHITSSSSGSSESLDLAAVIKASQAISGELLPEQLIVTLMQVVLENAGADCGCLILLKGDRLVRVAHCASGQTCQLESVPLEESTNLPISIVRYVFRTAESLAIDDLKAETQFAADPYIIQHQPTSVLCLPLIKTKQPIGVLYLENNLTAGAFTSDSGTDRFANRIRVLNVLCAQAAISFENATLYNNLQASNQSLQQSLEALQQTQTKLMQATEKLQHDAFHDALTNLPNRALFIQLLEHTIQLNQRHPDNFYAVFFIDLDRFKMINDGLGHSLGDELLKCVAQRLQECVRASDTLARFGGDEFAILLEELKQVEEAIEVARRIHAQFTLPFQVEDYEIFTAVSIGIAWSAIPYQQASHVLRDADTAMYSAKSQGRNCYAIFNPVMQTQVTARLQLEGDLRRALDAQEFCLHYQPIISLSTGRLRGFEALVRWNHPQRGMISPIEFIPVAEETGLIIPLGGWVLQEACQQLSQWLREFPQLSSLVMNVNLSVIQLKQVELLDQLETILQATGIPRHGLKLEITESCILETFTSEAQRLKQLKDLGIRLCIDDFGIGYSSLSRLHEFPIDTLKVDRSFVQHLRTYQGETVRMIITLAHSLEMDVVAEGIETDADLHRLRELGCEFGQGYWFSRPVDSQKAREWLERALD, from the coding sequence TCAAAGCGCCCGTTCCATCGCCGACTTTCTCAATATTGCCATTCAACTGGCGCAAGTGCTGGAACAACTCTACCAGCATCGGGTAATTCACAAAGATATTAAACCCACCAATATCCTGATTAACCCCCAAACTCAGCAAGTCAAGCTGATTGATTTCAGTCTCGCTTCCTTACTCCCGCGCGAAACCCAAACCATTCAGAACCTCAACATCTTAGAAGGAACCCTCGCCTATATCTCCCCAGAGCAAACCGGACGGATGAACCGAGGAATTGACTATCGCACGGATTTTTACTCGCTAGGGGCAACCTTTTACGAACTGCTCACCGGACAATTACCCTTTGAATTAGACGATCCGATCGAATTAGTTCACGCTCATCTCGCCAAAGCTGCACCCCTCGCCCATCAGATTAACCCCGAAGTCCCTACCGTTTTGTCCGCCATTGTTAGTAAACTGATGGCGAAGAATGCTGAAGACCGCTATCAGAGCGCGTTAGGGCTAATTCGCGATTTAGAAACCTGTCGCTTGCAACTGCGGGAAACGGGACGGATCGAAGAGTTTGAGATTGCTAGACAAGATGTGAGCGATCGCTTTCTCATCCCCGAAAAACTCTATGGTCGCACCGCCGAAGTCCAAACCCTCCTAGATGCCTTTGAACGCACCGCCCAAGGTCAATCGGAACTACTCCTAGTCAAAGGATTTTCAGGAATTGGCAAAACTGCCGTTATCAACGAAGTCCATAAACCCATTGTCCGCCAGCGCGGTTACTTCATCAAAGGGAAATTCAACCAATTCAATCGTAATATTCCCTTTTGGGCCTTTGTCCAAGCCTTTCGCGAACTCATGGGACAACTCTTAGGCGAACCCGATACCCAACTGGCGCAATGGCGGGCCAAGATTTTGCAAGCCCTGGGAGAAAACGCTCAGGTGATGATTGAAGCCATTCCCGATCTCGAACGGATTATTGGCAAACAACCCCCCGTTTTGGAACTCGCGGGAAGTGCAGCGCAAAATCGATTCAATCTCTTATTTCGGAAATTTATCCAAGTTTTCACCACCGCCAACCATCCCCTCGTCCTCTTTTTAGATGATTTGCAGTGGGCAGACTCCGCCTCGTTAAAGCTAATTGGGTTTCTGATGGCGGAATCTCAGCAAGGCTATTTATTAATCTTAGGAGCCTACCGAGATAACGAAGTCTCGCCCACTCACCCGTTAATGCGGATGCTAGCGGATATCCCCAGCTACGATACCATTTCGCTGGCTCCCCTCGATCGCGCTAGTATCAATCAACTGGTGGCCGATACCCTCACCTGTTCGCCCGCCGCCGCCCAACCCCTGACTGAATGGGTGTACCAGAAAACCCAAGGCAACCCTTTTTTTACCACTCAATTTCTCAAAACCTTATACCAAGAGGGTTTTATCACCTTCGATCGCCAAGTGGGTCATTGGCAATGCGACATTACCCCCGTGCGCGAGGCCGCCTTAACCGAAGATGTGGTGGAGTTGATGGCACGACAGTTACAGAAGTTGCCGATTTCCACCCAAACCCTATTGAAATTAGCAGCTTGTGTAGGCGATCCGTTCGACTTAGCCACGCTGACGATGGTTTCGGAGGAATCCGAAGCAGCAGCGGCCGCAGCCCTCTGGGAAGCCTTACAGGAGGGATTAATTTTACCCCAAACCCAGGTTTATAAGTTCTATTTGGGAGCCACAGAGGGGTTGACTCAAGCAGCGATGCAGGCAGTGACGTATCGCTTTTTGCACGATCGCGTTCAGCAAGCGGCTTATTCGCTGATTCCCCAGAGCGATCGCGCGATCGCCCATTACCAGATCGGACAACTCCTGCTAGAACGCCTCTCCCCCGCAGCTAGAGAAGAGCGCATTTTTGAGTTAGTCAATCAGTTAAATGCTGGAATTGACCTAATTGCAGAGCCAGCCAAGCGCTACGAACTCGCTCAACTCAACCTCAGTGCAGCCCGCAAAGCGAGATCCGCCACTGCCTATCAAGCCGCCCGCGACTATGCCGCATCGGGGTTAGTTTTATTGGGCGAAACCTGTTGGCAAACCGATTATGCGATCGCCTTGGAGTTGCATAACTTAGCCGCAGAAGTGGCTTGGCTGTGCGGCGATTTTACCCAAATGGAGCGATGGATTGCAACGGTTATCGAGCAGGCACAAACGCCCCTCGATCGGATGCAAGTGTATCAGGTGCAACTTCAATCGCTCAATGCCCGCAATCAATTTGTGGAGGCGATCGCGATCGGCACGCAGGTGTTGCAAGAGCTTGGCGTCGATTTTCCCCAAACTCCCACCCCAGAAGACGTTCAACTAGCCCGTCAGGAGATTAGCTCTGCGATTGGCGATCGCACCATTGCCAGCTTAGTTGATTTGCCCAAAATGAGCGACCCGCACGCGATCGCCATTATGCAGATTGCCGATAGTATTATGCCTGCCTGCTACATGAGTAGCTCGCCCCTATATCCGTTTGTCGTCATGTTGGAGGTGAAACTTTCCATTCAATTTGGCAATAGCCTATTTTCTCCCGTCGGCTATGTCAGCTACGCCTTTCAATTGCACGTCCTTTGGCAAGAATTAACCCTCGCCCAACAATTTGGACAACTCGCCTATCAACTGGCGCAGGAACCAGAAGCCAAAAATATCCGCGCTGCCACCTTTAATGTCTTTGCAGGCTATATCTATCACTGCACCGCCCACCTGCGGGAAACCTTACCGATTTTTCACGAAGCCTATCAAGCGGCCTTAGAAACAGGGGACTTGCAATTTATTGTTTATGTGGTGCAAGTTTTTTCCTTAAACGCCTTTTGGTCGGGTTTACCCCTCAACGAACTCGAACCGCAAATTCGGGCCTATCACCAGCAGTTAGAAGAACTCAACCGAGACACTCAAGGCAAACACTACCACGTTTACTGGGAAACCGCGCGGCTACTGCTAGGCGAATCTGAGCCAGAAATGGACTTGCGCCAACCCAGTTACGAGGAAACCTTACTCGCCGAGGTGCAAGCCTCTAACGATGGGTTTCGGCTATGTATCTTCTACTTGCACCGTTTTATCTTGCATTTCTGGTTGGGAGAAATCGCCCAAGCGCAACAGAATGCGGCGACAACTCGACAGCATTTAAGCGCCTGCGTGGGTACCGTTGTGGAGCCTGCGTTTTATTTTTACGATTCCCTGGCTATCCTAGCAAGCTTAAGCGATCCAAACCTTGAGGCGTCGCAATGGCAGCAGGTGACAGCCAACCAAACCCAATTACAGCATTGGGCAACCTGCGCCCCCATGAATCATTTGCACAAGTGGCAATTGGTAGAAGCAGAACGGTATCGAGTCTTGGGAGAATACAAAGACGCCATTGAATTGTACGATCTTGCCCTTGAAAATGCTCGGAGCGATCGCTATTTCCAAGAAGCCGCCCTCGCCTACCAACTCGCCGCCCAGTTTTACCTCCAGTGGGGAAAACAAAAAGTTGCTGCCGGTTATCTCCAGGAAGCCTATTATGGTTATGCCCGTTGGGGTGCCAAAGCGAAAATCGCCGAATTAGAACACCGCTATCCTCAATTGCTTCAACCCATTCTCGCGCCAGAACGCACCCCGCAAAACAGCATCTCTAGAGCGCACATTACCAGCAGTTCCAGCGGTTCCAGCGAATCCCTAGACTTAGCCGCAGTCATTAAAGCTTCCCAAGCCATATCCGGAGAACTGCTACCGGAGCAACTGATCGTCACCCTAATGCAGGTGGTGCTAGAGAATGCCGGGGCAGACTGCGGTTGTTTAATCTTACTCAAGGGCGATCGCTTAGTCCGGGTTGCCCATTGCGCGAGCGGTCAAACCTGCCAGCTAGAATCTGTACCCCTAGAAGAGAGTACAAACTTACCCATCTCAATTGTACGCTACGTTTTCCGTACAGCAGAGAGCTTGGCCATCGACGACCTCAAAGCCGAAACCCAATTCGCCGCCGATCCTTACATTATTCAACACCAACCCACCTCAGTCTTATGCTTGCCGCTGATTAAGACTAAACAACCGATAGGCGTCCTCTACCTGGAAAATAATCTTACAGCAGGAGCCTTTACCAGCGATTCCGGTACGGATCGCTTTGCAAATCGCATCCGCGTTTTAAACGTACTGTGCGCTCAAGCTGCCATTTCCTTTGAAAACGCCACGCTATACAATAACCTGCAAGCATCCAACCAATCTTTGCAGCAATCTCTCGAAGCCTTGCAACAAACCCAAACCAAACTGATGCAAGCTACCGAGAAACTTCAGCACGACGCCTTTCACGACGCGCTGACAAACTTGCCCAACCGCGCCCTATTCATCCAGCTTCTCGAACATACCATTCAGTTAAATCAACGCCATCCCGATAACTTCTACGCCGTCTTCTTTATCGACCTCGATCGCTTCAAAATGATCAATGATGGTTTAGGGCATTCCCTAGGGGATGAATTGCTCAAATGCGTGGCTCAACGGCTGCAAGAATGCGTGCGCGCCTCCGATACCCTCGCCCGCTTTGGGGGAGACGAATTTGCCATTCTGCTCGAAGAATTGAAACAAGTCGAAGAAGCCATTGAGGTAGCTAGGCGCATCCACGCTCAATTCACCTTACCCTTTCAGGTGGAAGATTACGAAATCTTCACCGCCGTCAGCATTGGCATTGCTTGGAGTGCCATCCCCTATCAACAAGCCTCCCATGTTTTAAGGGATGCCGATACAGCCATGTATTCCGCCAAATCTCAGGGGAGAAACTGCTACGCTATCTTCAACCCAGTCATGCAAACCCAGGTAACGGCTAGGCTTCAGCTAGAAGGAGACTTGCGCCGCGCCCTTGATGCTCAGGAGTTTTGCCTGCACTATCAACCGATTATTTCCCTATCAACCGGACGTTTGCGGGGGTTTGAAGCCCTCGTGCGTTGGAATCATCCGCAGCGGGGCATGATTTCGCCCATTGAGTTTATTCCCGTCGCAGAAGAAACGGGATTAATTATTCCCCTCGGTGGGTGGGTGCTGCAAGAAGCTTGTCAACAACTCAGCCAGTGGTTGCGCGAGTTTCCTCAGCTTTCTTCTTTGGTGATGAATGTCAATCTTTCGGTGATTCAGCTTAAACAAGTCGAATTGCTAGACCAGTTAGAAACCATTTTGCAAGCCACAGGAATTCCCAGGCATGGCCTAAAGTTAGAAATTACTGAAAGCTGCATTTTAGAAACCTTTACCTCCGAGGCTCAACGCCTGAAGCAGCTTAAGGATTTGGGGATACGCTTATGTATTGATGATTTTGGGATTGGCTATTCTTCTTTAAGTCGCTTGCATGAATTTCCCATTGATACCTTAAAGGTAGACCGCTCTTTTGTCCAACACTTAAGAACCTATCAGGGCGAAACAGTGCGGATGATTATTACCTTGGCGCATAGCTTAGAAATGGATGTGGTAGCCGAAGGTATAGAAACCGATGCAGATTTGCACAGACTCCGGGAATTAGGATGCGAGTTTGGTCAAGGTTACTGGTTTTCGCGCCCCGTGGATAGCCAGAAGGCACGGGAGTGGTTAGAGAGGGCGCTAGATTAG
- a CDS encoding SDR family oxidoreductase, producing MATYLITGTNRGIGYEYCRQLQARGERVIAVCRTASEDLQQLGVQVEAGIDITSDASVAELKARLGDTPIDVLINNAGILERVTLADLDFDSIREQFEVNALGPLRVTHALLPLLNNGSKIVLMTSRMGSIEDNTSGSSYGYRMSKVALSMAGKSLSIDLKSRGIAVAILHPGLVQTRMTDFTAGGITPEESVKGLLQRIDELTLSNTGTFWHANGEVLPW from the coding sequence ATGGCAACCTATCTGATTACAGGAACAAATCGAGGCATTGGTTACGAATATTGTCGCCAACTGCAAGCGCGGGGAGAGCGAGTTATTGCAGTTTGTCGTACGGCTTCGGAAGATTTGCAGCAACTTGGGGTGCAAGTCGAAGCAGGAATTGATATCACTTCGGATGCTTCGGTTGCAGAGTTGAAGGCACGTTTGGGCGATACACCGATTGATGTATTGATTAATAATGCGGGTATCCTTGAGCGGGTGACGCTGGCAGATTTAGATTTTGATAGCATTCGAGAGCAGTTTGAGGTGAATGCGCTAGGACCTTTACGGGTGACTCATGCCCTCTTACCTCTGCTGAACAATGGCTCTAAGATTGTGCTAATGACGAGTCGCATGGGTTCGATTGAGGATAATACGTCGGGCAGTTCCTACGGCTATCGGATGTCGAAGGTGGCGCTGTCGATGGCAGGAAAATCGCTTTCCATCGATCTCAAATCGCGCGGTATTGCGGTGGCGATCCTGCATCCAGGCTTAGTGCAAACGCGCATGACCGATTTTACAGCAGGTGGCATCACGCCAGAGGAATCGGTAAAGGGGTTATTGCAGCGCATTGATGAGTTAACGCTCTCCAATACAGGCACGTTTTGGCACGCTAACGGGGAAGTTTTGCCTTGGTAG
- a CDS encoding 8-oxoguanine deaminase: MATLLIKHIHTLVTMDDARREIQDGAIFVRDRTIEQVGPTATLPETADEVLDLQNRYVVLPGLVNTHHHFYQTLTRVIPAAQNCDLFNWLQTLYPIWANLTPEAVFISAQMAAAELMLSGCTTASDHLYIYPNGSTLDDEIQAIQAIGLRFHASRGSMSVGESQGGLPPDSVVEKEADILKDSQRLIEQYHDNSRHAMLRITLAPCSPFSVSQDLMRESAALARSHPGIRLHTHLAENKSDIEYSLATFGMTPGDYAESVGWVGNDVWHAHCVQLDDRAIQNFGKTGTGVAHCPCSNMRLASGMAPIRKMLNHRVPVGLGVDGSASNDTSNLLNEARTAFLMARVRELDAEAMTAREALELGTRGGAQVLGRDDIGYLAPGMSADLIAINLDRPEFAGAQHDPVAALIFCQVNRVDYSFINGRKVVDKGRLTTIELETLVEKHNQLARQLLD; encoded by the coding sequence ATGGCGACTCTCCTGATTAAGCATATTCATACTTTGGTGACGATGGATGATGCCCGGCGGGAAATCCAGGATGGTGCTATATTTGTACGCGATCGCACTATCGAACAAGTTGGTCCAACAGCCACCTTACCGGAAACTGCCGATGAAGTGCTAGATTTACAGAACCGCTATGTCGTGCTGCCCGGTTTGGTGAATACCCACCACCACTTCTACCAAACCCTAACGCGAGTCATTCCGGCGGCGCAAAACTGCGATCTGTTCAATTGGTTGCAAACGCTCTATCCAATTTGGGCAAACCTGACTCCAGAAGCCGTATTTATTAGCGCTCAAATGGCGGCGGCGGAGTTAATGCTGTCGGGTTGCACCACAGCGAGCGATCATCTGTATATCTATCCCAACGGTAGCACTCTGGATGATGAAATTCAGGCGATTCAGGCGATTGGGCTGCGGTTTCATGCCAGTCGCGGCAGTATGAGCGTTGGGGAAAGCCAGGGCGGTTTACCACCCGATTCAGTGGTGGAAAAGGAAGCCGATATTTTAAAAGATAGCCAGCGCTTAATTGAGCAATATCATGACAACAGCCGCCATGCGATGTTGCGAATTACCTTAGCGCCCTGTTCCCCCTTTTCAGTTTCCCAGGATTTAATGCGCGAATCTGCTGCCTTAGCGCGATCGCATCCTGGTATTCGGTTGCATACCCATCTGGCGGAGAACAAATCGGATATTGAGTATAGCCTTGCCACGTTTGGCATGACGCCGGGAGATTATGCAGAGTCTGTGGGTTGGGTGGGAAATGATGTCTGGCACGCCCATTGCGTGCAGTTGGACGATCGCGCGATTCAAAATTTTGGTAAAACGGGTACGGGGGTGGCGCATTGCCCTTGTAGTAATATGCGTTTAGCCAGTGGTATGGCTCCCATCCGCAAGATGCTCAATCATCGGGTGCCCGTCGGTTTGGGGGTGGATGGTTCGGCTTCCAACGATACCTCTAATCTATTGAATGAGGCACGCACTGCATTTTTGATGGCGCGGGTGCGAGAACTCGATGCAGAGGCGATGACGGCGCGGGAGGCGTTGGAGTTGGGAACGCGAGGCGGGGCGCAGGTGTTGGGGCGAGATGATATTGGTTATTTAGCGCCGGGAATGTCGGCAGATTTGATTGCGATTAATTTGGATCGCCCTGAATTTGCCGGGGCGCAACACGATCCAGTTGCTGCCCTCATTTTCTGTCAGGTGAATCGGGTTGATTATAGCTTTATTAACGGTCGCAAGGTGGTCGATAAGGGGCGTTTGACAACAATTGAGTTAGAAACCTTGGTAGAAAAACACAATCAACTGGCTCGTCAATTACTGGACTAA